One Halobaculum roseum DNA segment encodes these proteins:
- a CDS encoding ABC transporter permease yields the protein MTRISGKYLAKRIVVSYLTLLVIMSLLFVLLRSMPGSFITSMISSGMTAEQIERIRETWGLNEPLWRQYLDFMINYQTGNFGRSPTYNAPVADLMIRRMPRTLILFGSTFLIGFIIGPLVGMYLGWWRGSKKDKSIFSTSLLLYSMPSFWISWLFIWVFNYEFGLLPSAYMFTQFPEFQWTAFTVMRDVLYHIALPIMSLTFIGWVGSMLIMRPTMNQVTDEGYVFLARAKGLSERTVMIKHAARNALIPVATGAVVGLAFLIDGSIIIENVFNWPGMGQIIVTSVLERDFPVAQATFFLLAVLVVIMRLLTDVVYTYLDPRIKFGEGE from the coding sequence ATGACCAGAATCAGTGGAAAATACCTCGCAAAGCGGATCGTCGTTTCGTACCTGACGCTCCTGGTGATCATGTCGCTTCTGTTCGTCCTCCTGCGGAGCATGCCGGGCTCGTTCATCACGAGCATGATCAGCTCCGGCATGACCGCCGAACAGATCGAGCGGATCCGGGAGACGTGGGGACTGAACGAACCGCTGTGGAGACAGTATCTCGACTTCATGATCAACTACCAGACCGGCAACTTCGGCCGGTCGCCCACGTACAACGCCCCCGTCGCGGACCTGATGATCCGCCGGATGCCGCGGACGCTGATCCTGTTCGGATCGACGTTCCTGATCGGCTTCATCATCGGCCCGTTGGTCGGGATGTACCTCGGCTGGTGGCGCGGGTCGAAGAAGGACAAGTCCATCTTTAGCACCTCGCTGCTGCTGTACTCGATGCCCAGCTTCTGGATCTCGTGGCTGTTCATCTGGGTGTTCAACTACGAGTTCGGCCTGTTGCCGAGCGCGTACATGTTCACGCAGTTCCCCGAGTTCCAGTGGACCGCCTTCACCGTGATGCGCGACGTGCTGTACCACATCGCGCTGCCGATAATGAGCCTCACGTTCATCGGCTGGGTCGGGTCCATGCTCATCATGCGCCCGACGATGAACCAGGTCACCGACGAGGGGTACGTGTTCCTCGCGCGGGCGAAGGGCCTCTCGGAGCGGACGGTGATGATCAAACACGCCGCGCGCAACGCGCTCATCCCGGTGGCGACCGGCGCGGTCGTCGGACTGGCGTTCCTCATCGACGGCTCGATCATCATCGAGAACGTGTTCAACTGGCCGGGCATGGGGCAGATCATCGTCACGTCGGTGCTGGAGCGCGACTTCCCGGTCGCACAGGCCACGTTCTTCCTGCTGGCCGTGCTGGTCGTCATCATGCGGCTGCTCACCGACGTCGTGTACACGTACCTCGACCCCCGGATCAAGTTCGGGGAGGGTGAATAA
- a CDS encoding ABC transporter permease, translating to MATGQGDTETDGESYARRWGPRIERLKRGWSRYTEHNIGILGLVILAIFSLWAVIPGVFAPHSPDWIAYIGEPPIESRLTADQVRSLPHPPAFGDPFFAPLGTNANGNGILSLVIYSASNAMYIGLAAGLLSSLVGVPLGLISGFYGDTWIDEAIQRFVDIMYGLPFLPFLIVLVAIRGITTTNIIIGIAVTSWLNNCITIRGETLSLKERSYVESAKVAGASDTRIIFRHIMPNVLPISFVFLAQDAAGAVIAQASLAYLGLADFTANSWGIMLENIKSQGYIFDAWWWLLPPGIALMLMAASFYFIGFSMEDVTNPQR from the coding sequence ATGGCAACCGGACAAGGAGACACCGAGACCGACGGCGAATCGTACGCGCGGCGCTGGGGGCCGCGGATCGAGCGACTCAAGCGGGGCTGGAGCCGGTACACCGAGCACAACATCGGTATCCTCGGGCTCGTTATCCTCGCGATATTCAGCCTGTGGGCGGTGATCCCGGGCGTCTTCGCGCCCCATTCCCCCGATTGGATCGCGTACATCGGCGAGCCCCCCATCGAGAGTCGACTCACGGCCGACCAGGTCCGCTCGCTCCCGCACCCGCCGGCGTTCGGGGACCCGTTCTTCGCGCCGCTGGGGACGAACGCGAACGGGAACGGCATCCTCTCGCTCGTGATCTACTCCGCGAGCAACGCCATGTACATCGGCCTGGCCGCCGGACTGCTGTCCAGCCTCGTGGGCGTCCCGCTGGGGCTGATCTCCGGGTTCTACGGCGACACGTGGATCGACGAGGCGATCCAGCGGTTCGTCGACATCATGTACGGCCTGCCGTTCCTGCCGTTCCTGATCGTCCTCGTCGCCATCCGCGGGATCACGACGACGAACATCATCATCGGCATCGCGGTCACCTCCTGGCTCAACAACTGTATCACGATACGCGGGGAGACGCTCTCGCTGAAGGAGCGGTCGTACGTCGAGTCCGCGAAGGTCGCCGGGGCCTCCGACACCCGGATCATCTTCCGGCACATCATGCCGAACGTCCTCCCCATCTCGTTCGTGTTCCTCGCGCAGGACGCCGCGGGCGCGGTCATCGCGCAGGCGTCGCTGGCGTACCTCGGGCTGGCGGACTTCACCGCCAACTCGTGGGGGATCATGCTCGAGAACATCAAATCGCAGGGATACATCTTCGACGCCTGGTGGTGGCTGCTGCCGCCGGGCATCGCGCTGATGTTGATGGCCGCATCGTTCTACTTCATCGGCTTCTCGATGGAGGACGTGACCAACCCGCAGCGGTGA
- a CDS encoding ABC transporter ATP-binding protein, with protein sequence MTLLEVNDLSIRYAVDDGSSVHASDDVSFSVEPGETYGLVGESGCGKTTLAKSLVHLLDDNGYIEEGEVWFDTTLPQWADENGDPKQSVIDDPDKPVREDGKTDLARLDDKQIRDIRWRDIAIIPQSAMNALNPVYKVGDQIVEAILRHEPETTAEEAHERARDLLERVGIEPDRADDYAHQFSGGMKQRAVIAMAMACSPDLLIADEPTTALDVIIQDRILEELEALQEEFGVSILVISHDISVMAEICDRMAVMYGGKVMESGRTEDIFGETANPYTLGLKNSFPTITSTDQDLVSIPGTPPTLRDPDEGCRFRDRCPFAVEECHAAHPPMYDVAAADEDGRTVEATDRRAHATACYRIDDLEQLRTDALNESTWTDQTIENR encoded by the coding sequence ATGACACTACTCGAAGTAAACGACCTCTCGATCCGATACGCGGTCGACGACGGCTCGTCGGTTCACGCCAGCGACGACGTGAGCTTCTCCGTCGAGCCCGGCGAGACCTACGGGCTCGTCGGCGAGTCCGGCTGCGGGAAGACGACCCTGGCGAAGAGCCTCGTGCACCTGCTCGACGACAACGGGTACATCGAGGAGGGGGAGGTGTGGTTCGACACGACGCTCCCCCAGTGGGCCGACGAGAACGGCGATCCGAAGCAGTCGGTCATCGACGACCCGGACAAGCCCGTGCGCGAGGACGGGAAGACGGACCTCGCGCGGCTCGACGACAAGCAGATCCGCGACATCCGCTGGCGTGACATCGCCATCATCCCGCAGTCGGCGATGAACGCCCTGAACCCGGTGTACAAGGTCGGCGACCAGATCGTCGAGGCGATCCTCCGACACGAGCCGGAGACGACCGCCGAGGAGGCGCACGAACGCGCCCGCGACCTGCTCGAGCGCGTCGGCATCGAGCCGGACCGCGCCGACGACTACGCCCACCAGTTCTCCGGCGGGATGAAACAGCGGGCGGTCATCGCCATGGCGATGGCCTGCAGCCCGGACCTGCTGATCGCGGACGAGCCGACGACGGCGCTGGACGTGATCATTCAGGACCGGATCCTCGAGGAGCTGGAGGCGCTCCAGGAGGAGTTCGGCGTCTCGATCCTCGTCATCAGTCACGACATCTCGGTGATGGCGGAGATCTGCGACCGGATGGCCGTGATGTACGGCGGGAAGGTGATGGAGTCGGGGCGCACGGAGGACATCTTCGGCGAGACGGCGAACCCGTACACGCTCGGGCTGAAGAACTCCTTCCCGACGATCACCTCGACGGATCAGGACCTCGTTTCCATTCCGGGGACGCCGCCGACGCTCCGTGACCCCGACGAGGGCTGTCGCTTCCGCGACCGGTGTCCGTTCGCCGTCGAGGAGTGTCACGCCGCGCACCCGCCGATGTACGACGTCGCCGCCGCCGACGAGGACGGCCGGACGGTCGAGGCGACCGACCGGCGGGCACACGCGACGGCCTGCTACCGAATCGACGACCTCGAACAGCTCCGAACCGACGCACTCAACGAATCCACATGGACCGACCAGACGATCGAGAACCGTTAG
- a CDS encoding ABC transporter ATP-binding protein codes for MDRPDDREPLVEIEGLRKLFDQSQGIIDTVLGREPQPVRAVDGVSLDIYPGDTVGIAGESGCGKTTLGKLLVKLYEPTEGSISFDGEEITDMTREDEREFRKRVQMIFQDPFESLNPRMTVYDTIAEPLKINEMTEGYDERRARVKQVLEDVGLGPAEVYLDAFPDELSGGERQRVAIARALVVDPDFIVCDEPVSMLDVSIRAGVLNLMQELQDEYDLTYLFISHDLSLIRYMCDRAGIMYLGNMVEQGPTDDVIDDPKHPYTEALFDAVPDVELGEDRRRANATGEVPSPRNPPSGCRYHPRCAHIIPPDGWGGSQEAFRRAFQFKLKAKRGELDADAARDDAGDAGDAVESLVEQGLTLDVPEEYRSETEIETGGHRVDASTLDLPSDASAALEESAEAVLDGDAEAAVAALDDVITTSCATREPRPLPSGTREVACHRYEDDGVEGIGGSDGGLNAAPAED; via the coding sequence ATGGACCGACCAGACGATCGAGAACCGTTAGTAGAGATCGAGGGGCTCCGGAAGCTCTTCGACCAGTCACAGGGCATCATCGACACCGTCCTGGGTCGCGAGCCGCAGCCGGTTCGCGCAGTCGACGGGGTGTCGCTCGACATCTACCCGGGCGACACGGTCGGCATCGCCGGCGAGTCGGGCTGCGGCAAGACGACCCTCGGGAAGCTGCTCGTGAAGCTGTACGAGCCCACGGAGGGGTCGATCAGCTTCGACGGGGAGGAGATCACCGACATGACCCGCGAGGACGAGCGCGAGTTCCGCAAGCGGGTCCAGATGATCTTCCAGGACCCGTTCGAGTCGCTCAACCCCCGGATGACGGTGTACGACACCATCGCCGAGCCGCTCAAGATCAACGAGATGACCGAGGGGTACGACGAGCGGCGTGCGCGCGTGAAGCAGGTGCTCGAGGACGTCGGGCTGGGTCCCGCCGAGGTGTATCTCGACGCGTTCCCGGACGAGCTGTCCGGCGGCGAGCGCCAACGCGTCGCGATCGCTCGGGCGCTGGTCGTCGACCCGGACTTCATCGTCTGCGACGAGCCGGTGTCGATGCTGGACGTGTCCATCCGCGCGGGCGTGTTGAACCTGATGCAGGAGCTGCAGGACGAGTACGACCTCACCTACCTGTTCATCAGCCACGACCTCTCGCTCATCCGCTACATGTGCGACCGTGCCGGGATCATGTACCTCGGTAACATGGTCGAGCAGGGTCCCACGGACGACGTCATCGACGACCCCAAGCACCCGTACACCGAGGCGCTGTTCGACGCGGTGCCGGACGTGGAGTTGGGCGAGGACCGCCGTCGCGCCAACGCGACCGGCGAGGTCCCCTCCCCCCGGAACCCGCCGAGCGGCTGTCGGTACCACCCGCGGTGTGCCCACATCATCCCGCCCGACGGCTGGGGCGGCAGCCAGGAGGCGTTCCGGCGGGCGTTCCAGTTCAAGCTGAAGGCGAAGCGCGGCGAGCTCGACGCCGACGCCGCGCGCGACGACGCCGGCGACGCCGGCGACGCGGTCGAATCCCTCGTCGAACAGGGGCTGACGCTGGACGTGCCCGAGGAGTACCGCTCGGAGACGGAGATCGAGACCGGCGGCCACCGCGTCGACGCGTCGACGCTCGATCTCCCGTCGGACGCCAGCGCCGCCCTCGAGGAGTCCGCCGAGGCGGTGCTCGACGGCGACGCCGAGGCCGCCGTCGCGGCGCTCGACGACGTGATCACGACATCGTGTGCAACCCGCGAGCCGCGGCCGCTCCCGTCGGGGACGCGCGAGGTCGCGTGTCACCGGTACGAGGACGACGGCGTCGAGGGGATCGGCGGCTCCGACGGCGGGCTCAACGCGGCCCCCGCGGAGGACTGA
- the hpt gene encoding hypoxanthine/guanine phosphoribosyltransferase, with product MDRLRQSLLDAPIIEKGEYQYFVHPISDGVPMLEPELLREIVIRIIRKAQIEDVDKIVTPAAMGIHISTALSLMTDIPLVVIRKREYGLDGEVALQQETGYSEGEMYINDVFEGDRVLVLDDVLSTGGTMKGILDALTHIGADVVDVVAVIKKAGPNKLDDTDHSVKTLINVTVEDGEVVVVDEYGDG from the coding sequence ATGGACCGCCTGCGCCAGTCCCTGCTGGACGCGCCGATAATCGAGAAGGGCGAGTACCAGTACTTCGTACACCCCATCAGCGACGGCGTTCCGATGCTGGAACCCGAGCTCCTCCGGGAGATCGTCATCCGGATCATCCGGAAGGCCCAGATCGAGGACGTCGACAAGATCGTCACCCCCGCGGCGATGGGGATCCACATCTCCACCGCGCTGTCGCTGATGACCGACATCCCGCTGGTCGTCATCCGCAAGCGCGAGTACGGCCTCGACGGCGAGGTCGCGCTCCAGCAGGAGACGGGCTACTCCGAGGGCGAGATGTACATCAACGACGTCTTCGAGGGCGACCGCGTGCTCGTCCTCGACGACGTGCTCTCGACTGGCGGCACGATGAAGGGCATCCTCGACGCGCTCACCCACATCGGCGCCGACGTGGTCGACGTGGTCGCGGTGATCAAGAAGGCGGGCCCGAACAAGCTCGACGACACCGACCACTCGGTGAAGACGCTGATCAACGTCACCGTCGAGGACGGCGAGGTCGTCGTCGTCGACGAGTACGGCGACGGTTGA